One segment of Nostoc flagelliforme CCNUN1 DNA contains the following:
- a CDS encoding replicative DNA helicase, producing the protein MTATSVIEMGQQKLLELRQLTVPCQMKLMADIIPDVYAEIELANNGEDAIEVNVPTGFYDLDGVIGGMPFGALTVVGGRGGIGKSTWALDIGIRAAASGLTTAYFALEMSASQMVKKTLSRLAAPHVPADLLFKRNALRESHWNPLAQACAEGMALPFWLNDNPVITTSQIKGDLQDIQARCGSVSLVIVDYVQLIEPMRRERGENRVQEIDSILKQLRAIAKQFNCAVLGLAQLKREVDSRSEKRPTKADFRESGGFEQEAAVMLGLYREDYYDKQTTQKGIFEVSVLKSRFSSETTVNLLFDERFGQFKNLANSSI; encoded by the coding sequence ATGACTGCCACTTCAGTCATCGAAATGGGACAACAAAAACTTTTAGAGTTGCGCCAATTAACTGTGCCTTGTCAGATGAAATTAATGGCTGACATCATCCCTGACGTTTATGCCGAGATCGAATTGGCCAATAACGGTGAAGATGCAATTGAGGTGAATGTCCCCACCGGATTCTATGATTTGGATGGCGTAATTGGCGGGATGCCCTTCGGTGCTTTGACCGTTGTTGGAGGTCGCGGCGGGATCGGCAAGTCCACCTGGGCATTAGATATTGGCATTCGGGCTGCTGCTAGCGGGTTAACAACTGCTTATTTCGCTTTAGAGATGTCTGCCTCACAAATGGTCAAGAAAACCCTCTCAAGGCTGGCAGCACCCCATGTTCCTGCTGATCTGCTTTTTAAACGCAATGCACTCCGGGAATCTCACTGGAATCCTTTGGCTCAAGCTTGTGCTGAGGGGATGGCGCTACCATTTTGGTTGAATGACAACCCTGTAATCACCACCTCACAAATCAAAGGTGATTTGCAAGATATACAAGCTCGTTGCGGGTCAGTCAGTTTGGTAATTGTGGACTATGTGCAGTTGATTGAACCAATGCGCCGTGAACGTGGGGAAAATCGTGTACAAGAAATCGACTCCATCTTGAAACAACTTAGGGCGATCGCTAAACAATTCAATTGTGCTGTCTTGGGTTTAGCGCAGTTAAAAAGAGAAGTTGATTCACGTTCCGAAAAGCGTCCAACTAAAGCAGATTTTCGGGAATCGGGAGGATTTGAACAGGAAGCTGCTGTCATGCTGGGTTTGTACCGGGAAGATTACTACGACAAACAGACTACTCAAAAAGGTATTTTTGAAGTTTCAGTTTTGAAAAGTCGGTTTAGTAGTGAAACAACTGTTAATCTCTTGTTTGATGAGCGATTTGGACAGTTTAAAAACTTAGCTAATTCGAGTATTTGA
- a CDS encoding DnaB-like helicase N-terminal domain-containing protein, whose translation MFSPDFTPDNVVSMPNRLPPQAIEAEEVVLGGILFDPEAIARVIKILQPEDFYVGSHKDIYRAAVRLHQSQQPTDLLFVTSWLESHGLLHNVGGRNKLASLLNSCVSAVNVDALAELIREKAQLRAVIQTALQMARTAMDAP comes from the coding sequence ATGTTTTCACCAGATTTCACCCCAGATAACGTAGTTTCAATGCCTAACCGCTTACCGCCCCAGGCGATTGAAGCTGAAGAAGTAGTACTCGGTGGCATTTTGTTTGACCCAGAAGCGATCGCTCGTGTAATTAAGATTTTGCAACCAGAAGATTTTTACGTTGGTTCGCACAAGGACATTTACCGAGCCGCAGTACGATTGCACCAGTCTCAGCAGCCAACGGATTTATTGTTTGTCACCAGTTGGCTGGAATCTCATGGCTTGTTGCATAATGTTGGCGGGAGAAATAAACTTGCATCCTTACTTAACTCTTGCGTGTCAGCAGTTAACGTCGATGCCTTAGCAGAGTTAATTCGAGAAAAAGCACAATTGAGAGCGGTGATCCAAACGGCTTTACAAATGGCACGTACAGCAATGGATGCCCCTTGA
- a CDS encoding helix-turn-helix domain-containing protein, translating into MTTDSFSDNRRKRHIYMDSKLDDLPLTMEAYRVYCHLCRRAGCDKNAFPSYKSIGESCFRGSFPNSPTDTLRRKAIAAVNELICWNLITKTSRKNDGLQTSNHYSLTDMEDWLPNPLKPSSLIRGKKDLGSDGGTPSSVGGH; encoded by the coding sequence ATGACTACCGACAGCTTTAGCGATAACAGAAGAAAACGCCATATTTATATGGATAGTAAGCTTGACGATTTGCCATTAACAATGGAGGCATATCGCGTTTACTGCCACTTGTGCCGTCGAGCCGGTTGTGATAAGAATGCTTTCCCCTCCTACAAATCCATTGGTGAGTCCTGCTTTCGAGGGTCTTTTCCAAATTCACCAACCGACACTTTACGGCGAAAAGCGATCGCAGCAGTAAATGAACTTATCTGTTGGAATTTGATCACAAAAACCAGCAGAAAGAATGACGGGCTACAAACATCAAATCATTACAGCCTTACGGACATGGAAGACTGGTTGCCTAATCCATTAAAACCGTCTTCCTTAATCAGAGGAAAGAAAGATTTAGGTAGTGATGGGGGAACACCCAGTAGTGTTGGGGGACACTAG
- a CDS encoding DUF5131 family protein, with protein sequence MSTNIEWTDQTENIIRAKEGGWWCHKKSEGCTNCYAEKLNKNSFFGGNKQPYSGQPPELVLDTEAIRKWGFQRKPKKHFVSSMTDVFGEWVPRFWQHEMLDGMFVAPNQIFQILTKRPEIMLSSMDEWLSCHGLDKLPLNIWPGTSIENRRTLEERSQFLAQIPALIRFWSVEPLLEDLGDITQYLNDVQLVIVGGESGPNSRPCHIEWLESIVQQCHAAKTPVFVKQLGANAIFGGQRFKTRNKKGGDIEEFPQELQVREFPVPVRE encoded by the coding sequence ATGTCAACAAACATAGAATGGACTGACCAAACAGAAAATATCATCCGTGCTAAAGAAGGGGGTTGGTGGTGTCATAAGAAAAGCGAGGGTTGTACAAACTGTTATGCAGAGAAATTAAATAAAAACTCTTTCTTTGGCGGAAACAAACAGCCCTACTCTGGACAACCACCAGAGCTAGTGTTAGATACAGAAGCTATTCGGAAATGGGGATTCCAAAGGAAACCTAAGAAGCATTTCGTTTCTTCAATGACTGATGTTTTTGGTGAATGGGTTCCGCGTTTTTGGCAGCACGAAATGCTGGACGGAATGTTCGTTGCACCCAACCAAATATTTCAAATTCTCACCAAACGCCCAGAAATTATGCTGTCATCTATGGATGAATGGCTTTCTTGTCACGGGCTAGACAAATTACCTTTAAATATTTGGCCAGGAACTTCGATTGAGAATCGCCGTACTTTAGAAGAGCGTAGTCAATTTCTTGCTCAAATTCCGGCTTTAATTCGGTTCTGGTCAGTTGAACCATTGCTAGAAGATTTGGGCGATATCACTCAATACTTGAATGATGTTCAGTTAGTAATTGTTGGTGGTGAATCTGGCCCAAATTCCAGACCATGCCACATCGAATGGCTCGAATCAATTGTCCAACAATGTCACGCAGCTAAAACACCTGTGTTTGTGAAGCAGTTGGGGGCGAATGCAATATTTGGGGGACAGCGATTCAAAACCCGCAACAAGAAAGGGGGAGACATTGAAGAGTTTCCACAAGAATTACAGGTTAGGGAATTTCCTGTTCCGGTACGAGAGTAA
- a CDS encoding N-6 DNA methylase family protein, producing MTVAQLLTPQPYSPKSTGETVGKHPLNFYESPSWFTTELLRHVPLSGVIGEPCVGNGAIASLLSVWPYTKQMWTNDIDPHKAANYHLDATLSDSWDSLPECDWICTNPPYSEFASPIIKNAYRKARVGVAAFLLTSFLEPCDDRADFLQQYPPSLVLILPRFCFRKDKRGTRWATDNVTISCFVWDKRATGQQIIIRPKSQILGFYKNPEQAISQERAEEIVRAIANDNYTLY from the coding sequence ATGACCGTTGCACAACTGCTGACACCACAGCCATATTCTCCTAAATCTACAGGAGAAACTGTTGGTAAGCATCCTCTCAACTTCTACGAGTCTCCGTCATGGTTCACAACGGAACTACTGCGCCATGTTCCGTTATCTGGTGTCATTGGTGAGCCTTGTGTGGGGAATGGAGCGATCGCATCATTATTATCGGTGTGGCCTTACACCAAGCAAATGTGGACGAACGATATTGATCCACATAAAGCAGCTAATTACCATTTGGATGCAACACTATCCGATTCATGGGATTCTTTGCCAGAGTGCGATTGGATCTGCACTAATCCACCATATTCGGAGTTCGCATCCCCAATTATCAAGAATGCTTACCGTAAAGCCCGTGTGGGTGTAGCTGCATTCCTCCTGACCAGCTTCCTCGAACCCTGTGATGATCGCGCGGATTTTTTACAACAATACCCGCCGTCACTTGTACTGATTTTGCCCCGCTTCTGCTTTCGCAAGGATAAACGGGGTACTCGTTGGGCTACCGATAACGTTACCATCTCGTGCTTTGTGTGGGACAAGCGCGCAACAGGGCAGCAAATTATTATTCGTCCTAAGTCTCAAATCCTGGGTTTTTACAAGAATCCAGAACAGGCTATTTCACAAGAACGGGCAGAAGAAATTGTTCGGGCGATAGCGAATGATAATTACACACTTTATTGA
- a CDS encoding helix-turn-helix domain-containing protein: protein MTERNKDNSIMTAVDLQLVATFHWNENLGNRLRNLRENKGLSRKALSEETKKIGKTVSESYIQQLESPSLFAGREGKSESLTVSKDVISRICEAMSLDVTDLLPSTKLFLPNP from the coding sequence ATGACGGAACGTAATAAAGATAATTCTATTATGACAGCAGTAGACCTGCAACTTGTAGCCACTTTTCACTGGAATGAAAACTTAGGCAATCGGTTGCGAAATCTCAGGGAAAATAAGGGGTTAAGTCGCAAAGCATTGTCAGAAGAAACAAAGAAAATAGGTAAAACTGTCTCTGAATCTTATATTCAGCAATTAGAATCACCTAGTCTTTTTGCTGGCAGGGAGGGAAAATCTGAGTCATTAACAGTGTCAAAGGATGTGATTAGTCGTATATGTGAAGCCATGAGTCTTGATGTGACAGATTTACTGCCTTCAACGAAGTTATTTCTTCCTAACCCTTGA